The Deltaproteobacteria bacterium region GCTTTGGCTTGGATACCCGGAAATATTCCCTGCGTATAACTCTTTGAATTTGGACCCGTTTCGGGCTTGCCTGCCTTTCGATAGTATTTCTTCATCACTTAGGGATAAACTTAAACGGATTAGTACGGGGGTGGGTTCGAGCTTTTCTTTTTGACCAAAAATCTCCCGGTGAATTTCGTCTATTTCAACTTGCCGGTGTTCGATTGTCAATGGGGTCCCATCAATGTGGTGGCCGGTACAGGTAAGAAAACGGCCCTTCTCATAGATTTCAAAACCATTTTTTTTATTCCCAGGTCCCGGTATTTTCCCCTTAACAAAAATTCGGACGCCAGTTCCAGATGGAGAAATTTCCGAATATGAATTTAGTCGATTGATTATATCCTGCCCCCACGAATTAATTTCTTTTGTTTCAGGGTTTATGCAGTGGTCTAAGTCAATGCCGACAAATGGATCAGCCTCCGACACAACAAAACCTATTCCCTGAATACCATCTCCCTTGTTATGGTGAAGATAGCGTGCATAGGCTGTAAGACCATTGGCCCAGGTTGAAGAAACGTTAGTTTTCGCAATTTCTCCGTTACGGGCATTTACTGGGATCTTGGTGGGCTTGCCATCTATTATTTTTCCGTATTTCCAGCAAACCCAATTTTTAAGGGCTTTCAAGTCTTCCGGAATTTTTTCAAAATCTGGTTCTCCCATGACTCTTCCCTAAGCCCCCTGGTCTGTGGTCGAGAAAATTTCCTCAACACGGCATTTCAGGGCCTTGGCAATTTTTTTCTTAATTTCGGGCTTGGGTTCAATCCACCCCCGAACAATTTTAGACAAGTAGGGCTCTGGTATCTCCGCATCACGTGCAATAGCGATTTGAGGACGTTGTGATTTAATTATTTTGGTTTTCAAAGGAATGTTCATTCTTCACCTCTCAAAGAATTAGAATATGTTATTTTGAAAATAATATTCTTTTTCCTAAGAGTCAAAGACACGAACTACAATAAACTGGTCAGTAAATTTAAATAGTTACGGGGGAATTAATATTTCTATTTATTTAAAGAGGGGTTGGGATGGATTTAGCTGAAGTTCTTCGTGGCAAAGTTGTATAAGTTCTTGATAGATTTTATCATCAAGGGGAGAAAAATCATCCAAATAATTTTCATGAAGTATAGTATTAACAAGAATAAAAACCCTATGCAAAATTAAAGTCTCCGCTTTAGGTGGGTAACCCCGGTAATAACGTTTAATTTGATCTTCTTTTATTTCAGTTGTTTTTTTCTTTTTCAGTTTGTTTTCTATTTTGGCAGCCTCTTGACAGGCACCTGAAAAATCTATTTCCCCTTTAAAAGAAGGCGTATGGACCTCTTTCATGTGTTTCTCAAGTAGTCTAACCCCCTTATTAAACCAATGTTCTTTAAAACAATATGGTCTAAGTGCATTAACCGCTACTATATAAAATCTGGAATCCCCTTTTCTACAGGCACCCAAATAATTCTTTTGAAATTTAGAATAATAATTATGAATGTCCCGTTGGATGGTTTTGGCAACTTCAACCTCCTGATCGTTAAGGGGACTTTTTTTATGACACCTTCTAACAATATCTGCATATACTCGAAGCAACCCTAAGTGCTCTTCAGCGACACAGGCAAGCTGTAACCGGTTTTCTCTATTATCTGATTTCGGGAAGTGTGCATTTAAAGATTTAAGTTTTTTGAATTCAATATTTTTACTTTCAGGTCCTACGGGGGCATCAGCACCCCCTGGGGCAAATGAACGAGGTGCTTTTATGTGAATTTCTCTTTTACAATTTTCAATTCCATTCGCACAGTCATTACCCAGACAGAATATAGGTGAGATATTATGGAACCTAAATTTTGGACAATCCAAAGCCACCTCCTGCAATGGCATCTCCTACTTAAAAGGTTTGGGGGGAAAGCCGGTAGGAGTTCGGCCTTTTCGGTCCCGATGATCAGTCGGGGCCTATCCCCCAAGAATGAAAATTACACCAGACGTGATACTCTTATTTTATCGGTTCAATTGTTTCTAAATTTGTTAGGAAATATTGTCCTTCTTCCGGCTGAGCCGGGGGTGTACCTAAAAGAAATTAATAAATTACTCAAGCAGATTTTTTTCATTTAAAAAATAGTTTCAAACTCGTATTGCGACCACACAAAAATATTATCTTTTTCTCATCTTGTATTGGTCAAAAACAACTACACCAATAAGAACCACGCAGATCAAGACAAGAATAACGTTTTCAATACTAATGTTTTTAAAAATGTATTCACCTATTAAGGGATTTGATGTGAATATCCATACTCCAAATAAAATAATGGCGAAAAGGACAGCCCCCCCAATAGCCAATCTAATAAGCCAGACGATCAAATCACCTAACAAATCTCGCGCAGTTTCATTTGAAAGAACAAGAATAACCAGGAGAAGAGCGATAATAAGCAGGAGAAGAGCGATAATATAAAGCATTTTTATCTTCCTTCCGTGTGTGCTATCATTTCAGCCAAGCAACCACTTTAAAACTATTATCGTGCTAAGCACAGTGGAGACGGCAAACCAGATTCCAATCCAATACCAGAAACCTCTTGGTACCTCAACCTCCGTATCGGGTCTTGTCCCCTGCGCCTCCTAACATTAAAAGAACATTCAGTAGGACGACTACGGCAACGAAGCAGGCCAACATCCATCCAATTTGAAACCAATAGCTACCCACTTTTACCCTCCCTGAAAACCTACTGTTGTATGGGCCACGAGTTATTCCCTGATAAGAATTGGTTTTTAATGGAAGAAACCGTACGATGAGAGAACCATCTCTATTTCAATTCTGAAAATAATAACAAAAATACCCCACCTCACTTTTGAGAAATGGTGTCTATTATTCTTCCATTGACTACCTCTCCGGTTAGGGTTGCCAACTAAAAGCGAATCTGTCTTTTCTTGAAAAAGAAAAACAAATTCAATCAATAAAGTCAACTAATATATTTTGAGGTTTCAGATCCCCAGGTTTACGGCTTCCCACTTTTTTTAGGACCCATCTGAAGGGGCATCCTGATAAATTTGTTTCTCTCGCTCTGCTATGATCACATCTATCAAACTTTGGAGATCTGCTCGGCTTAGGGTGCGAATCTCGGAGATTTGAGCGGCGAGATTAACGGTAGACTCGTTGTCAAGCAATCTGGCCGTCTCAACGGTGTGTTTGGTGATCCCGGCTAATTGAAAGGCGGACATTTCATTCAGCCGCCCATCACCCATCAGGTCAACAGATTCATCGGCCCGTTTATACAACTTCCCGGATAAGCTTCTTTTAATCTGTTCCACATGTTCCGGTTGAACTGGAACACTTACCTTCCTGTTTGCTATCCGGGAGATAGTTGAAATAGGCCGCCCGGTTTCCCGTGCAATTTGCCGAATGCCCTTTCCGCTTTCAAGCAAGGCCACGATGCCGGCCTTCTCGATTTCATTCAAGCGATACCCCCGTTTTTTGTTGGCCTTCTCATCAGGGCTCAATTTCTTTCTCTTGGGCTTACTGGTATTGATTTCTTCAGTCATTTGCTTACCTCTTTCGTCATAAAGATGATGATGTATCCTACTGCCGTTTATCACGTCTCTATTTGCCTTATAGAAGCCTTAAAATCGATCTTGAAAGGGAGTCCCGTTTTCATTTCCGCCCGGTCGTTATGGGATGAGAGGAAATAATATCCACCCCCTAAACCCCAAAGGAATCTAACAGCGATTCCCATTTTTGACCCCCCCCGGCCCATTTTGATGTGAAGTAATTGTGAACCTATCACATCAGTTTAAGGCCGGATAGAACCCCTTGGCCTCTTGGTATCATTTTAATTTTTCCAATAAATCGTAATAGGTAGGATTTGAGAGGAAAAAGAATAGGTTGCCTTGAGAGACTCTTAATCAGTAGGTCGCTGGTTCGAGCCCAGCACGGCCCACCATATATCAAGCAGTTACACAGTTACACCACGCACTGACCACCCCAAAGTGACCATAGTGGCAATCTCCTTTTTTGCCCTCCCTTGCAGGAAGTCTGGGTTTCCAAGGATCTCCGTTTTCAATTGCCACGATTCCCGATACCCGTGAATAATTTTAACCAAAGCTATTTGTAATTTTTTGACTTTATTTCAATTGCATGGTAGGTAATTTTTTGTAAAATAATCAGGCTTTTTGGTAGACCCTTTTACCAAAGGAGTTCCAGTGAATGAATAACGGGTCTCATTATTCAAAAAGAGGGGGACACAATGCTTGATTCGTTTTTTGGGCTCAAGAAAAGCGGCAGTTCGGTGGGGAGAGAGGTTTTGGCCGGGGGCACGACATTCATCGTGATGGCTTACATCATATTCGTCAATCCTGCAATTCTTTCCTTCGCCGGGATCAAAGATTTTCAAGGGCTGGGCCCCCCTTTTGTGCCGACCATGGCCGTAACCTGCCTGGTGGCCGGGATAATGACGATCCTTATGGGTTTCGTCACCAATTATCCTCTTGCCATTGCCTCAGGAATGGGGCTTAATGCGGTTGTGGCCTTTCAACTGATCGTGGGGCTCAAATTGCCCTGGCCGTCGGCCATGGGTATCATCTTTGTTGAGGGTTTAATCATCTCCGTCCTCGTGATAACGGGTTTCCGGGAAGCGGTTATGCAAGCCATCCCGCTGACTTTCAAACGGGCCATCAGTGTCGGCATCGGTTTATTTATCCTCTTCATCGGCCTCGTAAACGGCGGTTTTGTAAAGGCCGGGGTGGGAATCCCCGTCACGATAGGAGAATTCGGCAGTATCCAGGCCCTGGTCGCCATAATAGGGTTCTTTCTCACCCTTACCCTCATGGCTCGTGGGGTGCGGGGCGCCCTGCTGATCGGCATCATTATTACCACAATCGTCGCCATCTTCCTCAATGCCGTGAGTGGGTACACCGCCTTCTCTACCCCCGGAGTGGCGGTAATGCCCCGTCGGATTCTTGCTTTTCCGGACTTCTCAACCTTCGGCCGGGGCTTCAACTTCGAAGCCTTTTCCCGACTTGGAATCCTGTCTGCCTTGCTTACGGTCTTTTCCGTCATGCTGGCCGACTTTTTCGACACCATGGGCACGGTCATCGGAATCGGAGGGAAGGCCGGTTGGCTTGACGAAAAGGGGGCCTTACCGCGGATTAACAAGATCCTGTTCATCGATTCACTGGCCGCCGCCTTTGGGGGGTTTGCTTCTGCCAGTTCAGCGACCACTTATATCGAGAGCGCAGCCGGCGTTTCCCAGGGCGGACGGACAGGTTTAGCCTCGGTGGTTACAGGGGTCCTTTTCCTTTTGGCCCTATTCTTTTCTCCCCTCGTTGCCGTCGTACCCGCCCAGGCCACGGCCCCGGCATTGATCATTGTGGGTTTTCTGATGTGCGGTATTGTCCGGGAGATTCCATTTGACGATTTTGACGAAGGTTTTCCGGCGCTGCTGACCATGGTAATGATGCCCTTTACCTACAGCATTACCAACGGTATCGGGGCAGGTTTTGTATCTTACGTGTTTATCAAGCTGGTCAGGGGGAAGGGCCGTGAATTGCATTGGATGATGGTTCTGGTGTCCCTGGCCTTTTTTATCTATTTTTGCCTTGACTGGATTAAAAAAGGTATCGGATCATCTTTATAACTATAACAAAATATTACAAAAATACAAATCAAAATTTTTACTTCTCAATTTTTTACCATGATCCGGCTTAATATTTTCTTTATTTTGACCGCATAACATAATTAAAGAGAAAGATTTCTTACCTCTGCCCGAAATTTTCTTGATTTTTCAAAATAGTTCTCTTAAAATATATCTTTTTTAAGACCGTTCTTTTTATAAAGGGGAACGCCCTATTTTTAATAAAATTAAAGGAGAAAAATTTTATGGCACCAAGAGAAGTGGTTATTGTTGACGGCTCCCGTACGGCCTTCGGCCGCATGGGGGGAACCTTAAGAGACATTTTCTCATCCAAGCTGGCCGGAATCGGCGTCAGGGGTCTGGTGGAAAAGGCAAAAATCAAAGAGAAAGGGGTTTTTGTGGACTCCGTATTTTTAGGCAGCGCCACCCATTGCTCGACGGCCCTGAACCCGGCGCGTTGGGCCGTTCTGGATTCCGGGCTGGGTTATGAAACCACGGCCTCTTATGTGGAGATGCAGTGCGGTTCGGCAATCGATGCCATTAATCATGCCGCCTGGAAGATTTTAGC contains the following coding sequences:
- a CDS encoding helix-turn-helix domain-containing protein; translated protein: MNIPLKTKIIKSQRPQIAIARDAEIPEPYLSKIVRGWIEPKPEIKKKIAKALKCRVEEIFSTTDQGA
- a CDS encoding helix-turn-helix domain-containing protein; translated protein: MTEEINTSKPKRKKLSPDEKANKKRGYRLNEIEKAGIVALLESGKGIRQIARETGRPISTISRIANRKVSVPVQPEHVEQIKRSLSGKLYKRADESVDLMGDGRLNEMSAFQLAGITKHTVETARLLDNESTVNLAAQISEIRTLSRADLQSLIDVIIAEREKQIYQDAPSDGS
- a CDS encoding NCS2 family permease, with translation MLDSFFGLKKSGSSVGREVLAGGTTFIVMAYIIFVNPAILSFAGIKDFQGLGPPFVPTMAVTCLVAGIMTILMGFVTNYPLAIASGMGLNAVVAFQLIVGLKLPWPSAMGIIFVEGLIISVLVITGFREAVMQAIPLTFKRAISVGIGLFILFIGLVNGGFVKAGVGIPVTIGEFGSIQALVAIIGFFLTLTLMARGVRGALLIGIIITTIVAIFLNAVSGYTAFSTPGVAVMPRRILAFPDFSTFGRGFNFEAFSRLGILSALLTVFSVMLADFFDTMGTVIGIGGKAGWLDEKGALPRINKILFIDSLAAAFGGFASASSATTYIESAAGVSQGGRTGLASVVTGVLFLLALFFSPLVAVVPAQATAPALIIVGFLMCGIVREIPFDDFDEGFPALLTMVMMPFTYSITNGIGAGFVSYVFIKLVRGKGRELHWMMVLVSLAFFIYFCLDWIKKGIGSSL